The genomic region GCGACCGCGGAGGACCTGCCGTTCGCAAGTTTCGCCGGCCAGCAGGACACCTTCCTGAACGTGGTGGGCGCCGACGCCGTGCTGGCGGCCGTCCGCCAGTGCTGGGCCTCGCTGTGGACGGACCGTGCCGTGACGTACCGGGCGGTGCAGGGGATCGGCCCCTCCGCGGTGTCCCTCGCGGTGGTGGTCCAGCGCATGGTGGACGCGGCCGTGGCGGGGGTTCTGTTCACGGCCAACCCCGTGACCGGGCGGCGGCACGAGGCCGTCATCGACGCCAGCCCGGGGCTGGGGGAGGCGGTGGTGTCCGGGGCCGTCAACCCGGACCACTTTGTGCTCGACGGCGGTACGGGACGGATCCTGGAACGAAGGATCGGAGACAAGGGCCTGCTCATCCGTGCCCTGCCCGGCGGCGGAACCGAGCGGCTGGCGCGACCCGGCGCCGGGTCCGCACCAAGCCTGGACGACGCCCAGCTGGCCGCGCTGGAACTCCTGGGCCGCCGCGCGGAGGTGCACTTCGGCTCGCCGCAGGACCTCGAATGGGCCATCGGCCAGGACGGTGCCGTATGGCTGACGCAGTCCAGGCCCATCACCACGCTCTACCCGATGCCGGACAGGCCGCCGTCCGGACCGGGGCTGCGCGTCTATTTGTGCTTCAGCCTGGCCCAGGGGCTGACCCGGCCCCTGACGCCGATGGGCCTGGCCGGGATCCGGCTGATCGCGTCCTCCGTGGCGCGTGCGGCGCAGTTCCCGGTACCGGCGCCCCGGGACGGTCCCCCACCGTACGCGGAGGCCGGCCAGCGCATCTTCTTCGACCTCACGCCCGTGGTCCGGAGCACGACGGGACGAACGATCGTCCCCCGGGTGTTCGACATCATGGAGGCGCGCTCGGCCGTCGTGCTGCGCCAACTCTTCACCGATCCCAGGTTCTCGGTCGTTTCAACCTCGCCGTGGCGGCTCCTGCGCCACATAGCCCCGGTGGCGGCGCGGGCGAGGGTCCCGGAGACGCTGATCCGTGCCCTGGTCCGGCCCGAAGACGCGCTGCGCCGGGCAGAGCTGGTGGGCGAAGAACTCCGGGCCTCACTCACGGTGCCCGCCGGCGCCACCGCCGGGCAGCGCCTGGACGACGTTGAGCGGATCCTGGGCCGGAGCGTCTTCCCGGTGGTTCCCGCCCTCCTGCCGCTGCCCGCGCTGGGGTTCGCCCTGCTGGCCGTCGCCGGGAAACTCGCGGGAAGCCCGGGGAACGGGGCGCTGCAGGACGTCCTGCGGGGCCTGCCCAACAATGTGACCACGGAAATGGACCTGGAGCTCTGGCGGCTGGCCGCCGCCATCCGGCACGACCCCGCGTCGGCGGCGGTGTTCAGCGAGGCCGCCTTGCCCGAGATGGCACGGCGGTACCGGGCGGGGGAGCTTCCCGGCGTCGCGCAGTCCGGACTGTCAGGGTTCCTGAGCCGGTACGGTCACCGAGCCGTGGCGGAGATCGACCTTGGGGTGCCCCGCTGGTCCGACGATCCAACTCACATCCTGGGGGTCCTTGCCAACTATCTGCGCGTGGAGGATCCGGCTCTCGCCCCGGACCGGCAGTTCGACAAGGCTGCACGCGAGGCGGATGCACAGGTGGAGCGGCTCGTTGCCGCGGCACGGCAGCGCAGCCGCCTGCATGGAGCACTCGCGCGGGCCGCGCTGAGGCGGACCCGGATGTTCGCCGGGCTGCGCGAACTGCCCAAGTATCACCTCGTGGAGGCGCTGGGCGCCGTCCGGCGCCAGCTCGCCGCGGTGGGGACCGAACTCGCCGCGGCCGGGGCCATCGACGCGGCCGACGATGTCTTCTTCCTTGACCTGACCGAGGCGCACGTGGGGCTCCGCGGCGCCGCGCTGCAGGCGGTCGTGCAGCAGCGCCGGGAGGCGTACCAGGCCGAACTGGGCCGGCGGCACATTCCCCGGGTCCTGCTCTCCGACGGGACCGAGCCCGAAGCAGTGCAGCCCTACGCCGTGCGGACCGACGTCGGCCGGGGCGGCAGGGCAGGCGCTGACGGCCCTGCCGGGGTGCTCTCCGGGACGCCGGCCTCGGCCGGCACCGTCACCGGCCGGGCCCGCGTGATCCTGGACCCGCAGGGCGCGCATCTGGAACCGGGCGAGATCCTTGTGGCCCCGTCCACGGATCCCGGCTGGACACCGTTGTTCCTGACGGCCGGCGGCCTCGTGATGGAAATGGGCGGCCCGAACTCCCACGGCGCCGTCGTCGCGCGGGAATACGGCATCCCCGCGGTGGTGGGTGTCCCGGATGCGACGTCGCGGATTGCCACTGGCCGCAACGTCACGGTCGACGGCGCCGCCGGCACCGTGACGCCGGCAGGCTGACGCCGGACGTCAGACGCCTGACGTCCGCCGGATGGAACTCGCCCGAGCGCCGCCGGAAGTCCGTCGACGTAACACCGGCCGGTGCCGCGCGCCGGTGCGGGCTGCCGGCTCGCTACAGTGGGGCCATGAGCGAAGTGCACGGTTCAGACGGCCGGCCGCCCGGATCTGCCGGGCCGGAAGAGCGTGCCCCGGAAACCCCTGGCCCGCGCCGGTCCCTGGACCCGGACCCGGACGCGTGGCTGCCGCCGTGGCTCGTGGAGCATCCGTTGACGGCCGGATGGGCGTGGGCCGGATTCTGGGCGGCACTGATCGTGGCCGACGAATTCCTGGATCTGGCCGGCTGGTCCTGGTATGTCCTGGTGGGCATGGCCGCACTGCCGACGCTCCTGGCAAGCATCGCCCTGCTGCACGCCACCCCGCGCCGGTACCTGAAGCCGCGCCGCGACACCGTGCTGGGCCACTTCTTTGTCCGCTTCCTCGCCCTGATCGCCGCGTTCCTCGTCTGGGGCGTGTCCGTGGTCATGAGCGCCTCCATCTCCACCACCCTTCAGTCCCTCGTGGGCGCGTCCGAGCGCGAGGTCACCGCCGTGGGCTTCAACCTCCTTCTGGCCGCGATCCCGCTCGTGGTCTCCGTGCTGTGGCTGGCCTTCATCATCCGCTGCGCCTGGTTTCTGCGGAAGCTCCGGGGCTGGAAACAAACGCCGGAGCCCGGCGCCGTGCCCAAGAAGTTCCTGCGCGACAGGCCGCAGCTGAGGCGGGTGGTGGTGGGGCTGGCCCATCCCGGGCTTCTGCTCGTGGCGGGCCTGGGCACCTCTGTGCTCGCGCTCCTGCTTGGCGCGGTAGAACTGACGATTAACGTGCTGAAATAGGGCAACAAAGGATTGGCGCGGGGCAGTCGCGCGGGCGGCGCCAGGCGTACTGTTGACGTATGAGCTGCACTGGAGCGCGCATTACTCAGCCGCGGAATTTTGGCACCCCACCTCTTGGGACGCGTATTCTTGGGGCGCGTATTTTTGGGGCTGGGTCACGATGACCCGCAAGTGGCTGCGCTGGCTGCCGGTCGCGGCCGTTCCTGCGGTCATCGCCGCCGGCGCGCTGGCCGGATCCCTGCCCGCCCGCGCGGGTGATCCGCTGCCGCCCAAGAGCCCCGAGCAAGTGCTGCAGCTGATCGCGCAGCACCGCGAGCCCGCCCTCTCCGGAACCCTGGAACAGTCCTCCGAGCTCGGTCTTCCCGAACTTCCCAAGTCCGGTCCCGGCACGGACTCTTCAAGCACCGCCTGGCTCGAACTGCTGACAGGTCCGCACACCGCGCGGGTCTACCGGGACGGCCCGGACAACGCCCGCATCCAGGTGATGGACCGGCTGGCGGAACGGGACGCCATACGCCACGGCAGCGAGGTCTGGTTCTACAACTCGAAGGACAACACAGCCGCGCACGTCCAGCTCCCCGCCGAGGCTGCCGGCGACGCCGATCACCACAGCGGCAAGGACGCCACAGCCACCCCGGACCAGCTCGCCGCGATGTTCCTGGCCAAAATCGACCCCAGCACGGACGTCAGGGTGGGCGCCGACGTCCAGGTAGCCGGCCGGGCCGCCTACAACCTGGTGCTCACACCGAAAGCCGATGCAACCCTGGTCGCATCCATCGCAGTTGCCGTTGACGGCCAGACCGGTCTCCCGCTGGCCGTTGAGATCAAGGCCCGCGGACAGGCTGAGCCCGCCTTCCGCGTCGCCTACACGAGCCTGACGCTCGAAGCCCCGGACGCCGCCGTCTTCAGCTTCAGCCCGCCGCCGGGCGCCACCGTCAAGGAGATCCCGGTCCCGGATAGGCACGAACGAGACACCGGAAACGAGGCACCGTCCAAGGCCGGGATGCACAAGCCCGCCGTCACCGGCTCCGGCTGGGATTCGGTCGTTGAGTTCCCGGCGGGAACGGCCGGCACGGCGCCGGAGGCCACGTCCCTGCTCCAACAGGCCACCGTCCCGGTCCAAGGCGGCCGGCTCTTGTCCACCGCACTCGTGAACGTGCTAGTGCTCGACGACGGGCGGGTCTTCGCCGGCTCCGTGCCAACGGAGCGGCTCCAGGCCGCTGCCGCGCAGAAGTGATTACCGGCACGATGCCCGGCGGCCGTCCGGTGACGGCCGCGTGAGCGGCCCCGGGCCGGGGGCCGAGCTAAGTATCGAGACCACAGGCCTGACCAAGCGGTTCGGCCATCAACTGGCCGTCGACGGCGTCGATCTGGCGGTGCCGAGAGGCGCGGTCTTCGGCTTCCTGGGCCCCAACGGCTCCGGGAAGACCACCACCATCCGGCTCCTGCTCGGTCTGGCCTCGGCTACGGGCGGTTCCATGCGCGTCCTGGGCGAGGAGATGCCCCGGAAGCTGAAGGACGTGCTGCCTCGGGTCGGCGCCCTGGTCGAGGGGCCGGCTTTTTACCCGTCCCTCTCCGGCGCCGCCAATCTGCGCCGGATGGACGCCGCGGACCCCTACGCGCCGGCCGCCACGCGGCACGCCCGGGTCCAGTCAGCCCTTGAACGGGTGGGCTTGACCCACGCCGCGGACAAGAAAGTCCGCGCCTATTCGCTGGGCATGAAGCAGCGGCTGGGAATCGCCAATGCCCTGCTGGCGCAGCGGGACCTGCTGGTGCTGGACGAGCCGACCAACGGACTGG from Arthrobacter sp. NicSoilB8 harbors:
- a CDS encoding PEP/pyruvate-binding domain-containing protein; this encodes MPAEAVPVLALERLGQGMLAEVGGKAANLGELARAGLPVPDGFCLTTRAYLDATASPALADVHRALAATAADDLPALAALAAKARALVLDAEVPAGIDAAVRAAYAALGPDTAVAVRSSATAEDLPFASFAGQQDTFLNVVGADAVLAAVRQCWASLWTDRAVTYRAVQGIGPSAVSLAVVVQRMVDAAVAGVLFTANPVTGRRHEAVIDASPGLGEAVVSGAVNPDHFVLDGGTGRILERRIGDKGLLIRALPGGGTERLARPGAGSAPSLDDAQLAALELLGRRAEVHFGSPQDLEWAIGQDGAVWLTQSRPITTLYPMPDRPPSGPGLRVYLCFSLAQGLTRPLTPMGLAGIRLIASSVARAAQFPVPAPRDGPPPYAEAGQRIFFDLTPVVRSTTGRTIVPRVFDIMEARSAVVLRQLFTDPRFSVVSTSPWRLLRHIAPVAARARVPETLIRALVRPEDALRRAELVGEELRASLTVPAGATAGQRLDDVERILGRSVFPVVPALLPLPALGFALLAVAGKLAGSPGNGALQDVLRGLPNNVTTEMDLELWRLAAAIRHDPASAAVFSEAALPEMARRYRAGELPGVAQSGLSGFLSRYGHRAVAEIDLGVPRWSDDPTHILGVLANYLRVEDPALAPDRQFDKAAREADAQVERLVAAARQRSRLHGALARAALRRTRMFAGLRELPKYHLVEALGAVRRQLAAVGTELAAAGAIDAADDVFFLDLTEAHVGLRGAALQAVVQQRREAYQAELGRRHIPRVLLSDGTEPEAVQPYAVRTDVGRGGRAGADGPAGVLSGTPASAGTVTGRARVILDPQGAHLEPGEILVAPSTDPGWTPLFLTAGGLVMEMGGPNSHGAVVAREYGIPAVVGVPDATSRIATGRNVTVDGAAGTVTPAG